A stretch of DNA from Lotus japonicus ecotype B-129 chromosome 4, LjGifu_v1.2:
TAatcttgttcaaaaaaaaaaattatatcactaatctcatattttctcttttttcttcttatctcttttctctcttaaGTCTTAACTTCTTTTCCACTTATGAATTGTTAACAAAATATAAACATTATGCTTTACCACAAATCCCTTCTCATTTACTCAACTACCATATGATTATGTTTGACCATGTAATAATACTTTTATGTTGATTGCCttttaaaacacaaaaaatacTACTCCAAATATTTTTTCTACTAGCCTtgagaaaatattattttaaaatttatcaaaaataaaaaaacataaacaatggtcaaaagaaaaacaataattTGATGACCACATTCAAAACGTTTCCTATTCGATTCATCCATATCTATTAACCAATAAATACTTGTCCATAAACATAATGAACAAATTAAGAATGTGAGTTTAATTACAAATCATAGTAATATCAATATGAGATGAAACCCAGAAGACAAGAATGAGCCTGAGAAGTGAACAGCTAACTACAAAATACACTCTCTGTTCTGTGCTTTTTTTCTATCCAATCCCAATGTTTTCATTAGACCAAAATACCCTCCAATACATAAATCTTTCCTCAGGTGGAAGGGAAATGCCgaaaaccaccaccaccaccaccactcctcCGACGATCAAACCGGAAAACTACGCCCACAGCCCCGTCCACTACGCCGTCGTATTGGCTGACCATACCACTCTTTCTACAATCATCTCCACACTCCCCTCCCCACCCGACCCATCTCAAATTCGAACAGACTCAGACTCCCTCACGCAAGAACGCATCGCCGACTACATCTCCACCGTCCTTGACCGCCGCGACGTCCCTTTCAGAGAAACCCCTCTCCACCTCGCTGTCCGTCTCAACGACATCTTCGCCGTCCGCGCACTCGCCACCGCCGGCGCTGACGCCTCCCTCCAAAACTCCGCTGGATGGAACGCTATCCAGGAAGCACTCTGCCGCCGCACCTCCGACTTCGCCCTTGTCCTCCTCAACCTCCACCACCGCAACGCCTGGTCCAAATGGCGCCGCCGTCTCCCCCGCGTCCTCGCCGCACTTCACCGCATGAGGGACTTCTACATGGAGATGTCGTTCCATTTCGAGAGCTCCGTCATTCCCTTCGTCGGCAAGATCGCGCCCTCCGACACCTACAAAATCTGGAAGCGCGACGGGAACCTCCGCGCTGACACCTCCCTCGCCGGGTTCGATGGCTTGAAGATCCAGCGCGCTGACCAGAGCTTCCTCTTCCTCGGCGACGGAGACCAGGCGCGTGATATCCCCTCCGGCTCCCTGCTCGTCCTGAACCGCGACGACCGCAGTGTCTTCGACCCCTTCGAGAACGCCGGAGGGCCGATGAGTGAGGCTGATGTCGCCGCATTCTGCTCCCAGACGAGCGTGTACCGTCCCGGCATGGACGTGACGAAGGCGGAGCTCGTAGGGAGAACGAATTGGAGGAAGCAGGAGAAGACGGAGAGCGTGGGAGAGTGGAAGGCGAAGGTGTACGATGTGCAGAACGTGGTTTTCAGCTTCCGGTCACGGAAGATTGCCGGAGCGGCGGGGAGCGAGCAGGTGCTGGATGAAGACGACGAGGGTTTTCTGGCGGCGGAGAAAAAGAAGGAGTGGGTCCCACAACCGCGGACGAAGGAGAAAGAGTACGTTAAAAGCTTACGGCCGTCGATCTGGCTGACGGAGCAGTTTCCGTTGAAGACGGAGGAGCTTCTGCCGTTACTGGACATCCTGGCCAACAAGGTCAAAGCGGTGCGGAGGCTCAGAGAGTTGCTAACTACCAAGTTACCGCCGGGAACTTTTCCAGTTAAGGTAAGGGCATTATGGGAAAataacattttcattttcttctagtatctttttaataatttaaaaatcagATTCTGTTTTGGCATTTTGCTGTCATTATTAATTAGtagttaataatttttattaggattttgaCTTTTGACTTGACTTTGATTGAGAAAGAATTTGCTACCTTCAATGTGGATTTAGAACTAAGTGAAGCTTTGGTGGGACCTATGTTTGAGatgaagagagattgagaatGGTTATTCTTACACAGTTaatatgagaatttttttttcggtAAGCAATTAATATGAGAATGAATTACACAACCTTATATAGAAGATTTCCTCGAAAGATAGCTGCAGTGAAAAGACCCGACCgaggacatatgggttggggagAGAAATGTGCGATGTAAAAAAAAGTTGTAGTAATGATATCAACTTTTTGCTTATATGTAGGACAATAAACTATTTCCTTAGAACTTCAAATCTCTCAATCTCCAATGGTTTAGTGATGATATCAACCTTCTGCTTGCTTATATGTAGGACAATAGACCATTTCCATCTTCCCTTTATTCACTTGCTTCCCCAAGAAGTGAAATCTCACTTCTATGTGCTTACTTCTGCTGTAAGAAATTGGATTCTTGGCAAGGTTGATTGTTGAAATATTATCAACCATCAGTTTCAAAGGTTTCTTAACCTCAATTTCCATTTCACTCAGCAACTCCTCCAACTAGAGAGTCTGACAAGCAACATATGACCCTGCAATATATTCAGCTTCACACGAGGAGAGTGCAATGACATGCTGTTTCTTGGAACTCCAGGAGGTTGGAGCTCCATGAATCTGAAACAACCTTAGATAGGAGGTTTACTAATGCTAACAAAACTAAACTCTCTTCAGCTATAGCTTTCATAACTGCCAGAACTAACTATTAAAGCTATTAACAACTTGACATTTGAATTATTACTCACAACGACCTATATGGTCGGTTTATAATTATAGCTTCAACTATGTGTTTTGGTTTTGGGTTGGTTCAGGTGGCTATACCGGTAGTTCCTACGGTGAGGGTGGTGATTACATTTACAAAATTTGTGGAGCTGCAACCGGTGGAGCAATTCTACACACCGTTCTCAAGTCCAAGGCATTTGAGCAGTGAAACAGGCAGAGTAGATGAGGAACACAAACCAGAAAGGCATCGctcctcttcatcatcatcttctgttGCATACAAATGGCTGAGACGAAATAATAGCATGTCTCGTGCGGGGAATAAGCAGCAGCAACCTCAATGTTCCTCCATGACATTGGATTGTGACACTTTTGCCATTCCTGCTGGGTATACATGGACGAGTGTGGACAGTAAATCTAGCAAAATGAAGAAATCCAAGTCTGTGAGAAAGTCCAAGTAACCCCTAGAGAGACAGGACATGAATGAACCAATAGGGATCATGTctaattttgttaattaggtAGGTACAGCGTCCAAATATAGAGATATAGAAAGGTTCTTAGAGAGGCACATTAGAGTTAGAGCTACATTTCTTTGTTCACAGTTTTGTTTCACGTTTCTTAGCTATATAGATAGATTCTTTTCTTTCAATACTGCCCAAAAAGGGGCTAAAGTTAGCATGTAGCTAAGTTAAAATAACGATAATTACCACCCTACTTGTCCTAGAGATTGTCCAAATTTTCAAGACTGGTATGGCATTTGGAAAAGGATTAATTATTGTGGTCACTTTTTCATGAACTCACTACAGCTTTGTTTGGATTGGCTTTTTCATCCCTTAATCTTTGTTTAGTTGCATTGTGCTATAATAatatgtttgaagtttgaacattCAATTTTCACATTTTGTTTAATCACGCTTGAGCATTTATAGGACAGCGGAAATCAATTTTAAGACAAGCAGAAGCGGTGTTTCATTACAAGAATCTGTTAACTTAGCTACTAAATTTAGCCACTAATAATTTAGTTGATAGGCAGCTAATTAACTGCCTTTTGGCTAGAGCATATTATTTTCCAATTTTTTAGTGCAGCGAAAATTGCATCCATTAATAAAACTGATTAACTTATTTTATAAACCCTCCTTTTGACACTCCCTTTGGACAAgccttcctttttctttttaaacttTTCTGTTAAAGGGTTTGGTCCCCACCTGAATAATTTGTTTTCCAGGATAAAAATCTCCTATAACTAAATAGTGTCTCAATTTTTTGACACACTCATGAGATCTTATCATGTCAATTAAAACGGATATGAGTGAAACTATTACAAATTTACAtcgtaatttttaattaatatgttCAAGTTTTATGGATGAGATCATGAGACAGTAGCATGGTATTGCCACTGTGCCTGCTTTCCTCCACACAACTTTTTTTATTCCTGCAATGCAAAGAAGTTTTCTATGAAATATTAAAGTAGGGTCGAAACTTAATAGTGAAGACAAACAATAAAGGAAGCTGAtatcaatattaatatttaatagtcTAAAGCAATAGATAACAGGATGCCAAGGTTTATTGTaacttcaaattgaagaaagcCACCCTTTAATCCGAATTTGATGAATAAAAAGTCCTTTTTTTTCCCACAAAGAAGGGGGATAAAACATTACTACTAATTGAGTTCCACAAAAAAGGTGTGCTAACACTCACTTCAAGATAAAAAGTGAACGAAACTTTTCTTATATGTGAACTTATTGTGATGATTGTGCTTTTACATTAACTGAACTGATATCCAAACACACAAGTACGAGTGAGGGTCAGAACTCAGAAGGTCAAATCCATGCATTAACTAATTAGGTCAGCTGATGGAAACAATATTGGATGATAAAAACATTTGGCCTTATGTGACAGTGCCTCACAACCATACTAAACCAGAGTACAAAGTCTGAGGGGAACAAACAACTAACTCATAATGGTTACCAAAGTATCGATTCAACATTATGTGATAAGGTAAAGTATTTAAAATTAAGTAAGCAAGAAAGATGCCGCACATAGATTGCTTAACCAGAAGGAAAGACTCAAATAGGTGAGTTGTCAAGTCCTATTATGAAAAGGATAAAGATTAAATTAGATAAAGAAAAAGCAATGTAACAGGGAAGGTGATAGATTATCGAACCCTCTATATAGCTATTATTCAGTTCAGTACTCATTCTGTCCCTTTTTACTCCTCCTTC
This window harbors:
- the LOC130711997 gene encoding uncharacterized protein LOC130711997 → MSLRSEQLTTKYTLCSVLFFYPIPMFSLDQNTLQYINLSSGGREMPKTTTTTTTPPTIKPENYAHSPVHYAVVLADHTTLSTIISTLPSPPDPSQIRTDSDSLTQERIADYISTVLDRRDVPFRETPLHLAVRLNDIFAVRALATAGADASLQNSAGWNAIQEALCRRTSDFALVLLNLHHRNAWSKWRRRLPRVLAALHRMRDFYMEMSFHFESSVIPFVGKIAPSDTYKIWKRDGNLRADTSLAGFDGLKIQRADQSFLFLGDGDQARDIPSGSLLVLNRDDRSVFDPFENAGGPMSEADVAAFCSQTSVYRPGMDVTKAELVGRTNWRKQEKTESVGEWKAKVYDVQNVVFSFRSRKIAGAAGSEQVLDEDDEGFLAAEKKKEWVPQPRTKEKEYVKSLRPSIWLTEQFPLKTEELLPLLDILANKVKAVRRLRELLTTKLPPGTFPVKVAIPVVPTVRVVITFTKFVELQPVEQFYTPFSSPRHLSSETGRVDEEHKPERHRSSSSSSSVAYKWLRRNNSMSRAGNKQQQPQCSSMTLDCDTFAIPAGYTWTSVDSKSSKMKKSKSVRKSK